Proteins from a single region of Corylus avellana chromosome ca11, CavTom2PMs-1.0:
- the LOC132165558 gene encoding multiple C2 domain and transmembrane region protein 10 → MNGSKEKLVVGVVAAHNLMPKDGEGSSSPFVEVEFENQRLRTQVRYKDLNPIWNEKLVFHVKDVADLPYRTVEINVFNERRSSNSRNFLGKVRVSGSSIAKEGEEVVQLYTLDKRSLFSHIRGEISLKLYLSVKEEVKDLQDEVKVSSSSSGFSKKTKKLQGPSSTMAAMAQHQLVQANKQTQQAQNHSKPFEPNTGEINPVVVTTGPSPALPAVTGVGVRVAGGGSGEVTMYSNRSSEFSLKETRPQLGGESLQKDKTSSTYDLVEQVQYLYVKVVKAREVSSLFGNAELVAEVKLGNYRGITKRVSLSNLEWDQVFAFSKDSIQSSMVEIIVKESNRDDFLGRVWFDLNEVPRRLPPDSQLAPQWYRMDDKKGEKAKAEVMVSIWFGTQADEAFAEAWHSKAANVHFDGLCTIKSKVYLSPKLWYLRVSAIEAQDIVLGEKGSAMMRFPELSAKAQVGNQVLKTRIAAASATRSLSNPFWNEEMVFVVAEPFEDYLLLSIEDRVAPGREEVVGRIILPVTAIEKRNDEKPVTSRWFNLDNHFGNAGESKMVRGFGSRIHLRVSLDGGYHVLDEATMYSSDVRPTAKQLWKPHIGVLEMGILGATGLMPMKIKEGKGGSTDAYCVAKYGQKWVRTRTVVDNLSPKWNEQYTWEVFDPCTVIAIGVFDNSRVDKNTSNNGGGGARDTRIGKVRIRLSTLESDRVYTHSYPLLMLHSSGVKKMGELHLAVRFSCSNMANMLHMYTMPLLPKMHYVQPLGVSQLESLRYRAMNVAASRLSRAEPPLGREVVEYMLDHDSHMWSMRRSKANFFRLMNVVSGLVAMVRWVELMRNWHKPVYSTLFVVFFLVLVMFPELIIPTILLYMAFLGLWRYRSRPRHPPHMDTRLSHAESVYPDELDEEFDSFPTTRSAEVIRMRYDRLRSVAGRIQTVVGDLATQGERFQQLLSWRDPRATFLFVFFCLIAAVGFYVVPIRVVVALWGLYVLRPPRFRSKMPSPALNFFRRLPTNADSLL, encoded by the coding sequence ATGAATGGCAGCAAAGAAAAGCTCGTGGTAGGGGTGGTAGCAGCGCACAACCTCATGCCCAAAGATGGCGAAGGTTCATCTTCACCGTTTGTAGAAGTTGAGTTCGAGAACCAGAGGCTCCGGACTCAAGTCAGATACAAAGACCTCAACCCCATTTGGAATGAAAAGCTTGTCTTCCACGTCAAAGACGTCGCCGATCTTCCGTACAGAACGGTGGAGATCAACGTCTTCAACGAGAGGAGGTCGAGCAACAGCAGGAACTTTCTCGGGAAAGTCAGAGTCTCCGGTTCCAGCATTGCCAAAGAAGGAGAGGAGGTTGTCCAACTCTACACCCTCGATAAGAGAAGCCTTTTTTCGCATATCAGAGGTGAAATAAGCTTGAAGCTTTATCTTTCTGTGAAAGAAGAGGTTAAAGATTTGCAAGACGAGGTtaaagtttcttcttcttcttctgggtTTTCCAAGAAGACGAAGAAGTTGCAAGGGCCAAGCTCAACCATGGCTGCGATGGCGCAGCACCAACTGGTTCAAGCAAACAAGCAAACACAGCAAGCGCAGAACCATTCAAAGCCTTTCGAGCCAAACACAGGTGAGATCAATCCCGTTGTGGTCACTACAGGGCCTAGCCCCGCTCTTCCGGCCGTCACCGGCGTCGGCGTCCGCGTCGCTGGCGGCGGAAGCGGCGAGGTGACTATGTACTCAAACAGGTCGAGCGAGTTCTCGCTCAAAGAGACTCGGCCGCAACTCGGGGGCGAGTCTTTGCAGAAAGACAAGACCAGCTCTACCTATGACCTTGTCGAGCAAGTGCAGTACTTGTACGTTAAAGTTGTGAAAGCCCGAGAGGTTTCATCGCTATTTGGTAATGCTGAGCTGGTGGCTGAAGTGAAGCTCGGAAACTACAGAGGAATAACGAAGAGGGTGAGCTTGAGTAACCTGGAATGGGACCAAGTCTTTGCTTTCTCAAAGGATTCTATTCAGTCGTCAATGGTGGAGATTATAGTGAAGGAGAGCAACAGAGACGATTTCTTAGGCCGTGTTTGGTTCGATTTAAACGAGGTTCCGCGGCGGCTTCCGCCGGATAGTCAGTTGGCTCCGCAGTGGTATAGAATGGACGACAAGAAAGGCGAGAAGGCAAAGGCGGAAGTAATGGTTTCGATATGGTTCGGGACTCAGGCGGACGAGGCGTTCGCGGAAGCCTGGCATTCCAAGGCGGCTAACGTGCATTTCGACGGCCTATGCACGATCAAATCGAAGGTTTATCTCTCCCCAAAGCTCTGGTACTTGAGGGTATCCGCCATTGAAGCGCAAGACATTGTTCTTGGGGAAAAAGGGTCGGCGATGATGAGGTTTCCGGAGCTTTCAGCCAAAGCCCAGGTGGGAAACCAGGTTCTGAAGACTAGGATTGCTGCTGCCAGCGCGACCCGGAGCTTGTCGAATCCTTTCTGGAACGAGGAAATGGTGTTTGTGGTGGCAGAGCCGTTTGAGGATTACCTGTTGCTTTCTATTGAGGACCGCGTCGCGCCTGGGAGGGAGGAGGTTGTTGGGAGAATTATTCTTCCAGTGACGGCGATCGAAAAGCGAAACGACGAGAAGCCGGTGACTTCCCGGTGGTTTAACCTCGACAATCATTTCGGGAATGCAGGGGAGTCGAAGATGGTTCGAGGATTTGGTTCGAGGATTCATCTCCGTGTTTCTCTTGATGGGGGTTACCACGTGCTTGATGAGGCAACAATGTATAGCAGCGATGTTAGGCCTACGGCCAAGCAGCTTTGGAAGCCCCACATTGGTGTGCTTGAAATGGGAATTTTGGGTGCAACGGGGCTTATGCCTATGAAAATCAAGGAAGGCAAAGGAGGGTCTACGGATGCCTATTGTGTTGCCAAGTATGGGCAGAAATGGGTGCGGACACGGACGGTGGTTGATAACTTGTCACCCAAATGGAACGAGCAGTACACTTGGGAAGTGTTTGATCCTTGCACGGTGATAGCAATTGGGGTGTTTGATAATTCCCGGGTCGACAAGAACACAAGCAACAACGGCGGAGGAGGAGCTCGCGACACCCGGATCGGGAAAGTCCGGATTCGATTGTCGACGCTTGAATCGGATCGAGTTTATACTCATTCGTACCCGCTTCTGATGCTGCACTCTTCTGGTGTCAAGAAGATGGGGGAGCTTCATTTGGCGGTCCGGTTTTCGTGCTCGAACATGGCGAATATGCTGCACATGTACACAATGCCATTGCTGCCGAAGATGCATTATGTGCAGCCGTTGGGTGTGAGTCAATTGGAGAGCTTGAGGTACCGGGCTATGAATGTGGCGGCATCCCGGCTTAGCCGCGCAGAGCCGCCGTTGGGCCGAGAGGTGGTGGAATATATGCTTGATCATGACTCTCATATGTGGAGCATGAGGAGGAGCAAGGCCAACTTTTTCCGCCTTATGAATGTTGTGTCTGGCCTTGTTGCCATGGTCCGTTGGGTGGAGTTAATGCGCAATTGGCACAAGCCTGTTTACTCCACCTTGTTTGTGGTGTTCTTTCTAGTGCTTGTCATGTTTCCGGAGCTCATCATTCCTACAATATTGCTTTACATGGCCTTTTTGGGACTTTGGCGATACAGGTCCCGACCCCGTCATCCGCCCCACATGGATACCAGGCTTTCTCATGCTGAGAGTGTTTATCCTGATGAATTGGACGAGGAATTTGATTCTTTCCCGACAACTCGAAGCGCAGAGGTTATTCGAATGAGGTACGATCGGCTGAGAAGTGTGGCGGGGAGGATTCAAACTGTGGTTGGCGATTTGGCAACACAAGGTGAACGTTTCCAGCAATTGCTAAGTTGGCGAGATCCAAGGGCCACATTCTTATTTGTGTTCTTTTGCTTGATTGCTGCTGTTGGATTCTAC